A stretch of Mesoplodon densirostris isolate mMesDen1 chromosome 9, mMesDen1 primary haplotype, whole genome shotgun sequence DNA encodes these proteins:
- the LEP gene encoding leptin, with protein sequence MEPQRNRGIAAPAAARPQKHNPGRKMRCGPLCRFLWLWPYLSYIEAVPIRKVQDDTKTLIKTIVTRINDISHTQSVSSKQRVTGLDFIPGLPPVLSLSKMDQTLAIYQQILTSLPSRNVIQISNDLENLRDLLHLLASSKSCPLPQARALETLENLGGVLEASLYSTEVVALSRLQGSLQDMLRQLDLSPGC encoded by the exons ATGGAGCCTCAGAGGAATCGAGGAATCGCGGCGCCAGCAGCTGCGAG GCCCCAGAAGCACAACCCGGGAAGAAAAATGCGTTGTGGACCCCTGTGCCGATTCCTGTGGCTTTGGCCCTATCTGTCCTACATTGAAGCTGTGCCCATCCGAAAAGTCCAGGATGACACCAAAACCCTCATCAAGACGATTGTCACCAGGATCAATGACATATCACACACG CAGTCCGTCTCCTCCAAACAGAGGGTCACTGGTTTGGACTTCATCCCTGGGCTCCCCCCTGTCCTGAGTTTGTCCAAGATGGATCAGACATTGGCGATCTACCAACAGATCCTCACCAGTCTGCCTTCCAGAAATGTGATCCAAATATCTAATGACCTAGAGAACCTCCGGGACCTTCTCCACCTGCTGGCCTCCTCCAAGAGCTGCCCCTTGCCCCAGGCCAGAGCCCTGGAGACCTTGGAGAACCTGGGCGGCGTCCTGGAAGCCTCTCTCTACTCCACGGAGGTGGTGGCCCTGAGCAGGCTGCAGGGGTCTCTGCAGGACATGCTGCGGCAGCTGGACCTCAGCCCTGGGTGCTGA